One Mesorhizobium sp. L-2-11 genomic region harbors:
- the glgX gene encoding glycogen debranching protein GlgX — translation MSPLGATVACEGIRFAAWSSSARRIWVSIFDDEGTREIDRLELQPEGEGVHALFVAGLAAGTRYGLRADGDYAPEQGLWFDPDKLLVDPYAVEIDRPYVYDGRLAARRGEATDTAPLLPKAIAATLPQAVPVLPPLFQPGGLIYEVPVRAFTMLHPAIPKHQRGKLAALAHPAIIEHLKKLGVGAVELMPVTASIDERHLPPLGLRNAWGYNPVTFMALDPRLAPGGLAELQQTVAALREAGIGVILDLVFNHTGESDRLGPTLSLRGLDSRAYYRHRPDGSLINDTGTGNTVACDHPAVREMVIDTLRHFVCHAGVDGFRFDLAPILGRVDGAFDAAAPLLTAIRDDPLLGDRVLVAEPWDIGPDGYQLGNFPPPFLEWNDRYRDDLRRFWRGDSGMVGALATRLAGSSDVFAKPGQQTSRSVNFIAAHDGMTLADIVAYEHKHNEANGEQNRDGHDDNLSWNNGVEGETGDRAIVTARFDDRCALLATLFASRGTIMLTAGDEFGRTQKGNNNAYAQDNEITWLDWAGRDQALEQYAVLLATLRRSVPALSDTRFLTGEPPPGSEKPDVVWLTETGTPLDEAGWHDPGRHRLVLMLGSDDRRLAVVINGDRRACMFTLPERDGFRWEPAIETTDGAAGISRPVPGRTVIFMIEHEAAQARIKENPSGK, via the coding sequence ATGAGTCCGCTCGGCGCCACCGTCGCTTGCGAAGGCATTCGCTTCGCCGCATGGTCCTCGTCAGCTCGGCGCATCTGGGTCTCGATCTTCGACGATGAAGGAACCCGGGAGATCGACCGGCTCGAGCTCCAGCCGGAAGGCGAGGGCGTTCACGCGCTTTTCGTTGCCGGCCTCGCCGCCGGCACCCGATACGGGCTTCGCGCCGATGGCGACTATGCGCCCGAGCAAGGGCTTTGGTTCGATCCCGACAAGCTGCTGGTCGACCCCTATGCCGTCGAAATCGACAGGCCCTATGTTTATGACGGCAGGCTCGCCGCGCGCCGGGGCGAGGCCACGGACACTGCGCCGCTGCTGCCAAAGGCTATTGCCGCAACCTTGCCGCAAGCGGTGCCTGTCTTGCCGCCGCTGTTCCAGCCCGGCGGCCTGATCTATGAAGTGCCGGTGCGCGCCTTCACCATGCTGCATCCGGCCATCCCGAAGCACCAGCGCGGGAAGCTTGCAGCGCTTGCCCATCCGGCCATCATCGAGCATCTGAAAAAACTCGGGGTCGGGGCGGTCGAACTGATGCCGGTGACGGCATCGATCGATGAGCGGCATTTGCCGCCGCTCGGGCTGCGCAATGCCTGGGGCTACAATCCCGTGACCTTCATGGCGCTCGATCCGCGCCTCGCGCCCGGCGGTCTGGCGGAATTGCAGCAGACGGTTGCCGCGCTGCGTGAGGCCGGCATCGGCGTCATCCTCGATCTTGTCTTCAACCACACCGGCGAAAGCGACAGGCTTGGGCCGACGCTGTCGCTGCGCGGCCTCGACAGCCGCGCCTACTACCGGCATCGGCCGGACGGCAGCCTGATCAACGACACCGGCACCGGCAACACCGTCGCTTGTGATCATCCGGCCGTCCGGGAAATGGTCATCGACACGCTTCGTCACTTTGTCTGCCACGCCGGCGTCGACGGTTTCCGCTTCGACCTGGCCCCCATTCTGGGGCGGGTCGATGGTGCGTTCGACGCCGCTGCGCCATTGCTCACGGCTATTCGGGATGATCCGCTCCTTGGCGACCGGGTGCTGGTCGCCGAGCCTTGGGATATCGGCCCGGACGGCTATCAGCTTGGCAATTTTCCGCCGCCCTTCCTCGAATGGAACGACAGATATCGCGACGACCTCCGCCGGTTCTGGCGCGGCGATAGCGGCATGGTCGGCGCGCTCGCCACCCGGCTTGCCGGCTCGTCCGACGTGTTTGCCAAACCAGGCCAGCAGACGAGCCGCAGCGTCAATTTCATCGCCGCGCATGACGGCATGACGCTGGCCGACATTGTTGCCTACGAGCACAAGCACAATGAGGCCAATGGCGAGCAGAACCGCGATGGCCACGACGACAACCTGTCCTGGAACAATGGCGTCGAGGGCGAGACCGGCGACCGGGCGATCGTTACGGCACGTTTCGATGACCGATGTGCGCTGCTGGCCACGCTGTTTGCCTCACGCGGCACGATCATGCTGACCGCCGGAGACGAATTCGGCCGCACCCAGAAGGGCAACAACAACGCCTATGCGCAGGACAACGAGATCACCTGGCTCGACTGGGCCGGGCGCGATCAGGCGCTGGAACAATACGCCGTTTTGCTCGCCACGTTGCGTCGTTCCGTGCCGGCGCTTTCCGACACGCGCTTCCTGACTGGAGAGCCGCCCCCTGGATCAGAAAAACCGGACGTGGTCTGGCTCACTGAAACCGGCACGCCGCTCGACGAGGCAGGCTGGCACGATCCGGGGCGGCACCGCCTGGTCTTGATGCTCGGCAGCGATGATCGCCGCCTTGCCGTTGTTATCAATGGCGATCGTCGGGCCTGTATGTTCACGCTGCCGGAGCGCGACGGATTTCGCTGGGAGCCAGCCATCGAGACAACGGACGGCGCAGCCGGAATTTCACGACCGGTGCCGGGGCGAACGGTGATCTTCATGATCGAACACGAAGCCGCGCAGGCTCGGATAAAGGAGAACCCGAGTGGCAAGTGA